A window of the Eulemur rufifrons isolate Redbay chromosome 6, OSU_ERuf_1, whole genome shotgun sequence genome harbors these coding sequences:
- the LOC138384828 gene encoding olfactory receptor 52B4-like, producing the protein MVTVNHTGISHTVFRLLGIPGLEDQHMWISIPFFISYVTALLGNSLLIFIILTKRSLHKPMYLFLCMLAGADIVLSTCTVPQALAIFWFHAGEISLDRCITQLFFIHSTFISESGILLVMAFDRYIAICYPLRYTTILTNSLIGKIGVTIFLRSYGTIFPIIFLLKRLTFCRSNILPHTSCEHIGLAHVSCDDIRVNIWYGFFVLMSTVTLDVMLIFISYMLILHAVFHIPSQEARHKALNTCGSHVCVIILFYGPGIFSVLTQRFGHHISPHIHVLLANVCILAPPMLNPIIYGVKTKQIRDQVTHVLFPKVA; encoded by the coding sequence ATGGTTACCGTAAACCACACTGGTATTAGCCACACAGTCTTCCGTTTGCTGGGCATCCCTGGCCTAGAGGACCAGCACATGTGGATTTCCATCCCCTTCTTCATTTCCTATGTCACTGCCCTGCTTGGGAACAGCCTGCTCATCTTCATTATCCTCACAAAGCGCAGCCTCCACAAACCCATGTACCTCTTCCTCTGCATGCTGGCCGGAGCAGACATTGTCCTCTCCACGTGCACAGTACCACAGGCCTTGGCCATCTTCTGGTTCCATGCTGGGGAGATCTCCCTGGATCGCTGCATCACTCAGCTCTTCTTCATCCATTCCACCTTCATCTCTGAGTCAGGGATCTTGTTGGTGATGGCCTTTGACCGCTACATTGCCATATGCTACCCGCTGAGGTACACCACTATTCTTACAAACTCCTTGATTGGAAAAATTGGAGTGACTATCTTTCTGAGAAGTTATGGTACAATATTCCCCATAATATTTCTTCTGAAAAGATTGACTTTTTGCAGAAGTAACATTCTTCCACATACTAGTTGTGagcacattggtttggcccatgTTTCCTGTGATGACATCCGAGTAAACATCTGGTATGGTTTTTTTGTCTTAATGTCTACAGTGACTTTAGATGTcatgctaatttttatttcctatatgcttattctccatgctgttttccatatcCCATCCCAAGAGGCTCGCCACAAAGCTCTCAATACTTGTGGCTCCCATGTCTGTGTCATCATCCTCTTTTATGGGCCTGGGATCTTCTCAGTCCTCACTCAGCGGTTTGGACACCACATCTCACCCCACATCCATGTCCTACTGGCCAATGTCTGCATTCTGGCTCCTCCTATGCTGAATCCCATCATTTATGGGGTCAAGACCAAACAGATCCGGGACCAGGTGACTCATGTCTTGTTTCCAAAAGTGGCATGA
- the LOC138384047 gene encoding olfactory receptor 52B4-like yields the protein MTTANHTGVSHTVFRLLGIPGLEDQHMWISIPFFISYVTALLGNSLLIFIILTKRSLHEPMYLFLCMLATTDLVLSTCIVPQALALFWFQAGEISLDRCITQVFFLSSTFMSESGILLVMAFDRYIAICYPLRYTTILTRTLIGRIGLFIFLRSYITVFPVIFLLKRLTFCKSNKLPNTACKHIVLAKISCDDIRVNIWYGFFVLMSTLVLDVLLIFISYVLILHAVFHMPSQEARHKALNTCGSHVCVIVLFYGPGIFSVLTQRFGRHIALYVHVLLANVYVLIPPMLNPIIYGIKTKQIQDQVVHMLFPKQK from the coding sequence ATGACTACCGCAAACCACACTGGTGTTAGCCACACAGTCTTCCGTTTGCTGGGCATCCCTGGCCTAGAGGACCAACACATGTGGATTTCCATCCCCTTCTTCATTTCCTATGTCACTGCCCTGCTTGGGAACAGCCTGCTCATCTTCATTATCCTCACAAAGCGCAGCCTCCATGAGCCCATGTACCTGTTCCTCTGCATGCTGGCAACAACAGACCTTGTCCTCTCCACGTGCATAGTCCCTCAGGCCTTGGCCCTGTTCTGGTTCCAAGCTGGGGAGATCTCCCTGGATCGCTGCATCACTCAagtcttcttcctctcttccactTTCATGTCTGAGTCAGGGATCTTGCTGGTGATGGCGTTTGACCGCTACATTGCCATCTGCTACCCACTGAGGTACACCACTATTCTTACACGTACACTGATTGGAAGAATTGGCCTTTTCATCTTTCTGAGAAGTTATATTACAGTTTTTCCTGTAATATTTCTTCTGAAAAGATTGACTTTCTGCAAAAGTAATAAACTCCCAAACACTGCCTGTAAACATATTGTCCTGGCCAAAATTTCCTGTGATGACATCCGAGTGAACATCTGGTATGGGTTTTTTGTGCTAATGTCAACCTTGGTCTTGGAtgttttgctaatttttatttcctacGTGCTGATTCTCCATGCTGTCTTCCACATGCCTTCGCAAGAGGCTCGCCACAAAGCTCTCAATACTTGTGGCTCCCATGTCTGTGTCATCGTCCTCTTTTATGGGCCTGGGATCTTCTCAGTTCTCACTCAGCGGTTTGGACGCCACATCGCACTCTATGTCCACGTGCTGCTGGCCAATGTCTATGTTCTCATTCCACCTATGTTAAATCCTATTATTTATGGAATTAAGACTAAACAGATCCAGGACCAGGTGGTTCACATGTTGTTTCCGAAGCAGAAGTGA